One genomic segment of Vagococcus intermedius includes these proteins:
- a CDS encoding ATP-grasp domain-containing protein: MSDLFIPGQTIGIIGGGHQARLLTLSAKSMGFHVGILDPDEWCSASEIADWHIVADTNRQSALMNMAAKCDLLTFSNENINTEFISNISDFVTISQSLELIEISQNRVFARSFLENSNINIAPYVLISEFGDIEDSVDAIGFPCVLKSSRYMWEGSAQQYVLNNMSDIRNCLPLLQEDTCILEAQITDKIDISVTIVGNGNGDYVKFPVVETVYKDDGSFVRATVPASIPSEVSEEAQRIAEELAMILSVQGLLTVNLFVTSNGLIYVNSISSGPHCSGYYSMEASNLSQFDAHIRGIAGWKLPDISLYTPAITLNIAGNQSTETISCIPFNSNWYHHYYGNTAKEQADSVGHVTVLTEDVGEELQKIKKTRIWDDSF; the protein is encoded by the coding sequence TTCATGTAGGAATACTAGACCCAGATGAATGGTGCTCAGCATCCGAGATAGCTGACTGGCACATCGTAGCAGACACAAACCGCCAATCAGCGTTAATGAATATGGCAGCTAAATGTGATTTATTGACATTTTCGAACGAAAATATTAATACAGAGTTTATTAGTAACATTTCAGATTTCGTCACAATCTCTCAAAGTTTAGAGTTAATTGAAATTTCACAAAATCGGGTGTTTGCACGCTCATTTTTAGAAAATAGTAATATTAATATTGCACCTTATGTATTGATATCAGAGTTTGGAGATATTGAAGATTCAGTAGACGCCATTGGTTTTCCATGTGTATTAAAATCATCCCGTTATATGTGGGAGGGGAGTGCACAACAGTATGTCTTAAACAATATGTCGGATATTCGTAATTGTTTACCACTACTACAGGAAGATACTTGTATCCTTGAAGCGCAAATAACTGATAAAATCGATATTTCAGTTACGATTGTTGGTAATGGGAACGGTGATTATGTCAAATTCCCAGTAGTTGAAACAGTTTATAAAGATGATGGCTCATTTGTAAGAGCGACGGTTCCTGCAAGTATTCCTTCAGAAGTAAGTGAAGAAGCACAGAGAATTGCTGAAGAGTTGGCGATGATTTTAAGTGTTCAAGGGTTACTAACGGTTAATTTGTTTGTTACTTCAAATGGATTGATCTATGTTAACTCGATCTCTAGTGGTCCTCATTGTTCAGGTTATTATTCAATGGAGGCAAGTAACTTATCACAATTTGATGCGCATATTCGGGGCATTGCTGGCTGGAAGCTACCAGATATTTCTTTATACACACCAGCTATTACATTAAATATTGCTGGAAATCAGTCAACTGAAACAATTAGTTGTATTCCTTTTAATAGTAATTGGTATCATCATTATTATGGTAATACAGCAAAAGAACAAGCAGACTCTGTTGGACACGTCACTGTGTTAACTGAGGATGTAGGTGAAGAATTACAAAAAATTAAAAAAACAAGAATATGGGATGACTCATTTTAA
- a CDS encoding LytTR family transcriptional regulator DNA-binding domain-containing protein produces MKVLVVDDEPLARAELIYLLEKIDSVSQIQEADSVIDAMERIMDDKPDIVFLDIHLTDESGFDLAEKFTQMKKPPKVIFATAYDDYALKAFEVNAVDYVLKPFEEKRIKQALAKISEDPESEKEESKMKGEGLSVASLALQVNDRIVVINPKEILYASVDNGELTIVLNNQCYEITETLSWLEKKLASNLFFKTHRSYLVNLLAIKEVQPWFNHTYQITLLNGQKIPVSRSYVKELKERIGL; encoded by the coding sequence ATGAAAGTATTAGTAGTCGATGATGAACCGTTAGCGAGAGCTGAACTTATTTATTTATTAGAAAAGATTGACAGTGTCAGTCAGATACAAGAGGCAGACTCCGTTATTGACGCCATGGAGCGTATTATGGATGATAAACCAGATATTGTCTTTTTAGATATTCACTTAACAGATGAGAGTGGCTTTGATCTAGCTGAAAAATTTACTCAAATGAAAAAACCACCGAAAGTTATCTTTGCCACAGCGTATGATGATTATGCACTTAAGGCTTTTGAAGTCAATGCAGTAGACTATGTCTTAAAGCCGTTTGAAGAAAAAAGAATTAAGCAAGCGCTGGCTAAAATATCTGAAGATCCAGAGTCTGAGAAAGAAGAGTCCAAGATGAAAGGGGAAGGTCTTTCAGTAGCGAGTTTAGCCTTACAAGTGAATGATCGAATTGTTGTGATTAATCCAAAAGAAATTTTATATGCAAGCGTTGATAACGGTGAGTTGACGATTGTTTTAAATAATCAATGTTATGAAATAACGGAAACCCTAAGTTGGTTAGAAAAAAAATTAGCAAGTAATCTATTTTTTAAAACTCATCGTAGCTATTTAGTTAATCTTTTAGCGATAAAAGAAGTGCAACCTTGGTTCAATCACACTTATCAGATTACCTTGCTAAATGGACAGAAAATTCCAGTTAGTCGTTCCTATGTGAAAGAATTGAAGGAGCGTATTGGTCTATAA
- the lrgA gene encoding antiholin-like murein hydrolase modulator LrgA, whose amino-acid sequence MSKQKYYSFLEQAFVFAAIMLLSNIIIKFLPFPMPASVMGLILLFIALCTKVVKLEQVEGLGTSLTGLISFLFVPSGISVINSLGIMGEYGVQIVAIIIIATVILLAVTGWSASALLKLRDKHSGSLNNVKEAVKTSTVMPNKQLEEVK is encoded by the coding sequence ATGTCTAAACAAAAATATTATTCATTTTTAGAGCAAGCATTTGTCTTTGCGGCTATCATGCTATTATCAAATATCATAATCAAATTCTTACCATTTCCAATGCCAGCTTCGGTTATGGGACTTATCTTGTTGTTCATCGCTTTATGTACGAAAGTTGTTAAATTAGAGCAAGTTGAAGGCTTGGGAACAAGTTTAACTGGCTTAATTAGTTTCTTGTTTGTACCATCTGGTATCTCAGTTATTAATTCTCTTGGAATTATGGGTGAGTATGGTGTTCAAATCGTCGCTATCATTATTATTGCAACCGTAATCTTATTAGCTGTTACTGGTTGGAGTGCTAGTGCATTACTTAAATTACGTGACAAACATAGTGGTTCATTAAATAATGTTAAAGAAGCTGTTAAAACATCGACTGTGATGCCTAATAAACAATTAGAAGAGGTGAAATAA
- the lrgB gene encoding antiholin-like protein LrgB, protein MTPYFGIMISLVAFGIGSFLFKKSKGFFLFTPLFVAMVLGVAFLKVGNFSYEDYSSGGKIISFFLEPATIAFAIPLYKQRDVLKKYWLEVLLAIGVGSVGSVVVVYGLAKVFGVDQAIMASLLPEASTTAIALPLSESIGGITAITSFAVIFNAVIVYALGKFLVEKFRINHPIARGLALGTSGHALGVSVSIEMGEVEAAMASIAVVVVGVITVVVVPIFATFVGL, encoded by the coding sequence ATGACTCCATATTTCGGTATTATGATTTCTTTAGTAGCATTTGGAATAGGTTCATTTTTATTCAAAAAGAGTAAAGGGTTCTTCTTATTCACACCTTTGTTTGTGGCAATGGTTTTAGGCGTTGCCTTCTTGAAAGTTGGTAATTTTTCATATGAGGATTATAGTAGTGGTGGAAAAATAATTAGTTTTTTCTTGGAACCAGCAACGATAGCCTTTGCGATTCCTTTATATAAACAACGTGATGTATTGAAAAAATATTGGTTAGAGGTTTTATTAGCAATTGGTGTTGGCTCAGTTGGGTCTGTTGTAGTAGTTTATGGCTTAGCTAAAGTATTTGGTGTTGATCAAGCAATTATGGCTTCACTTTTACCAGAAGCCTCAACTACAGCGATTGCTTTACCTTTATCAGAATCAATTGGTGGTATAACTGCTATTACATCATTTGCTGTTATCTTTAATGCGGTGATTGTTTATGCGCTAGGAAAATTTTTAGTCGAGAAATTCAGAATCAATCATCCAATTGCTAGAGGGTTAGCACTTGGTACCAGCGGACATGCCCTTGGTGTTTCAGTAAGCATTGAAATGGGTGAAGTCGAAGCAGCTATGGCAAGTATTGCGGTTGTAGTTGTGGGTGTCATCACTGTCGTGGTTGTCCCAATTTTTGCAACATTTGTTGGTTTATAA
- a CDS encoding aldo/keto reductase, giving the protein MNYLDLGGNDELKVSQIALGCMRMTSLSVPEAASLLETAVMEGINFFDHADIYGAGECERIFGEALVESGLKRQDIFIQSKCGIRDGSFDFSKEHIIASVDGSLKRLGVDYLDVLALHRPDTLVEPEEVAEAFDLLEQTGKVRHFGVSNQKPMQIELLQRSVSQKLLVNQLQFGVMASGLVDQGFHVNMKDTASIEHDGSVLDYSRLNNMTIQAWSPYQYGFFDGVFLGNEKFPELNKVIDRIADKYQVTNTGIATAWISRHPAKMQTILGTMKESRIKEVSQASDIVLTREEWYEIYRAAGNILP; this is encoded by the coding sequence ATGAATTATCTTGATTTAGGTGGCAATGATGAATTAAAAGTATCACAAATTGCCTTAGGTTGTATGCGTATGACTAGTTTGTCGGTACCAGAAGCTGCCTCTTTATTAGAAACAGCAGTAATGGAAGGGATTAATTTCTTTGATCATGCGGATATCTATGGAGCTGGAGAATGCGAAAGGATTTTTGGTGAAGCCTTAGTTGAAAGTGGTTTGAAGCGTCAAGATATTTTTATCCAGAGTAAGTGTGGTATTCGTGATGGTTCATTTGATTTTTCTAAAGAACATATTATAGCTTCTGTTGATGGAAGTTTAAAACGTCTAGGAGTTGATTATTTAGATGTTCTAGCTCTGCATCGACCGGATACTCTAGTTGAGCCAGAAGAAGTAGCTGAAGCTTTTGATTTATTAGAGCAAACCGGTAAAGTCCGTCATTTTGGTGTTAGTAATCAAAAACCAATGCAAATTGAGTTATTACAACGCTCTGTCTCACAAAAATTATTAGTTAATCAATTACAATTTGGGGTTATGGCAAGCGGCTTAGTCGATCAGGGGTTTCATGTCAATATGAAAGATACAGCTAGTATCGAACATGACGGCAGTGTCTTAGATTATTCTCGTTTGAATAATATGACAATCCAAGCATGGTCACCGTATCAATATGGTTTCTTTGATGGCGTATTTTTAGGAAATGAAAAATTTCCAGAATTAAATAAAGTAATTGATAGAATTGCTGACAAGTATCAAGTTACGAATACTGGGATTGCCACAGCTTGGATTTCAAGACATCCAGCTAAAATGCAAACGATTTTAGGTACAATGAAAGAAAGTCGCATCAAAGAAGTTAGCCAGGCTTCCGATATTGTCTTAACTCGTGAAGAATGGTATGAAATATACCGTGCAGCAGGTAATATTTTACCGTAG
- a CDS encoding ECF transporter S component: MSQKKLTTADIIITALFATMTFIGTMIRIPVPSPLGAPFIHLGNAMLLLAVLLIGFKKGALAGGMGFAIFDILNGFAIEAPYFILESFIVGGIASITFSLFNKKDDHSYKIIIVALAAGITKLVMTFLKNTVQLLFLGTDFKLAIPSAIMSLPATVVNVISTIIIVSLAYYPLKKLVHNFYHKPN; this comes from the coding sequence ATGTCCCAAAAAAAACTAACGACTGCTGATATTATCATCACAGCTCTTTTTGCAACCATGACTTTCATTGGAACCATGATTCGAATACCTGTACCAAGTCCTTTAGGTGCTCCTTTTATTCATTTAGGCAATGCTATGTTACTTTTAGCTGTCCTCTTAATTGGCTTTAAAAAGGGCGCCTTGGCTGGCGGTATGGGCTTTGCCATTTTTGACATACTGAATGGTTTTGCTATTGAAGCTCCTTATTTTATTTTAGAAAGTTTTATCGTTGGAGGCATCGCTAGTATAACTTTTAGTTTATTTAATAAAAAAGACGATCATTCCTATAAAATAATTATTGTGGCCCTTGCTGCTGGTATCACTAAACTTGTCATGACTTTCTTAAAAAATACCGTTCAACTACTGTTTCTTGGAACAGATTTTAAACTAGCTATTCCAAGTGCGATCATGTCTTTACCGGCTACAGTAGTCAATGTTATTTCAACGATTATTATCGTAAGCTTAGCCTACTATCCCTTGAAAAAATTGGTTCATAATTTCTACCACAAACCAAATTAA
- the guaC gene encoding GMP reductase has product MKIFDYEDIQLIPNKCIVSSRSECDTRVTLGNHQFKMPVVPANMQTIVDEKLAIWLAEQGYFYIMHRFEPNRRATFIKEMSDKNLISSISVGVKKEEYCFVTELAANDLVPDYVTIDIAHGHANSVIEMIQHIKKELPTTFVIAGNVGTPEAVRELENAGADATKVGIGPGKVCITKLKTGFGTGGWQLAAVHHCSKAARKPLIADGGIRTHGDIAKSLRFGATMVMIGSLFAGHDESPGELIEEDGVKMKEYFGSASEYQKGERKNVEGKKMLLPYKGSLADTLKEMEQDLQSAISYAGGTDIEAIRKVDYVIVKNSIFNGDRI; this is encoded by the coding sequence TTGAAAATTTTTGATTATGAAGACATCCAATTAATACCAAACAAGTGTATTGTATCAAGTCGTTCAGAGTGTGATACTAGAGTAACTCTGGGAAATCATCAGTTTAAAATGCCTGTAGTACCAGCAAATATGCAAACAATCGTTGATGAGAAACTTGCTATCTGGTTAGCAGAACAAGGTTACTTTTATATCATGCATCGTTTTGAACCGAATAGACGCGCAACTTTTATTAAAGAGATGAGTGACAAGAATTTAATATCATCGATCAGTGTCGGTGTCAAAAAAGAAGAATATTGCTTTGTAACGGAGTTGGCTGCAAATGATTTGGTGCCAGATTATGTCACGATTGATATTGCTCATGGGCACGCCAATTCTGTTATTGAAATGATTCAACATATCAAAAAAGAACTACCGACAACTTTTGTCATTGCAGGAAACGTCGGGACACCAGAAGCGGTACGAGAGTTAGAAAATGCTGGTGCAGATGCTACAAAGGTTGGAATAGGCCCGGGTAAAGTTTGTATTACCAAATTGAAGACTGGTTTTGGAACAGGCGGTTGGCAATTAGCAGCAGTTCATCATTGTAGTAAAGCAGCTCGTAAACCGTTGATTGCAGATGGCGGTATTAGAACACATGGCGATATTGCCAAATCATTACGATTTGGTGCAACGATGGTAATGATAGGCTCATTATTTGCAGGACATGATGAATCGCCAGGTGAGTTGATTGAAGAAGATGGCGTGAAAATGAAAGAATATTTTGGAAGTGCTTCAGAGTATCAAAAAGGCGAACGTAAAAATGTTGAAGGTAAGAAGATGTTGTTACCTTATAAAGGTTCTTTAGCCGATACTTTAAAAGAAATGGAGCAAGATTTACAATCTGCTATTTCATACGCCGGCGGTACAGACATTGAAGCCATACGAAAAGTTGACTATGTCATTGTCAAAAATTCTATTTTTAATGGTGACCGTATATAG
- the purB gene encoding adenylosuccinate lyase, translating into MIERYTRPEMQAIWTDDNRYDAWLEVEILASEAWAEMGEIPVEDVKKIRQNASFDVARILEIEQETRHDVVAFTRTVSESLGNESKWIHYGLTSTDVVDTAYGYLLKQANDILRKDLQRFTDIIGQKAKEHKNTVMMGRTHGVHAEPTTFGLKLALWYSEMTRNIERFEHAAKGVEAGKISGAVGTFANTPPTVEAYVCDKLGIRAQDISTQVLPRDLHAEYISAMAIIATSIEKFATEIRGLQKSETREVEEFFAKGQKGSSAMPHKRNPIGSENMTGLARVIRGHVLTAMDNMVLWHERDISHSSAERIIIPDTTILLNYMLNRFGNLIKNLTVFPDNMKRNMDATYGLIYSQRVLLKLIDKGMTREEAYDLVQPKTAYAWDNQTQFRPLLEADESIKAVLTEADLDEAFDYNWHMKNVDTLFERVGLA; encoded by the coding sequence ATGATAGAACGTTATACACGACCAGAGATGCAAGCGATTTGGACAGATGACAATCGTTATGATGCTTGGTTAGAAGTTGAAATTTTAGCATCGGAAGCTTGGGCTGAAATGGGGGAAATCCCAGTAGAAGATGTTAAAAAAATTCGTCAAAATGCTTCTTTTGATGTAGCAAGAATTTTAGAGATTGAACAAGAAACACGTCACGATGTTGTCGCTTTTACACGAACTGTCTCAGAGTCATTGGGGAATGAAAGTAAATGGATTCATTATGGTTTAACAAGTACGGATGTTGTTGATACAGCTTACGGTTACTTATTAAAACAAGCAAATGATATTTTACGCAAAGATTTACAACGGTTTACAGATATTATTGGTCAAAAAGCCAAAGAACATAAAAATACAGTTATGATGGGACGAACTCACGGAGTTCATGCAGAGCCAACAACGTTTGGTTTAAAATTAGCTTTGTGGTATTCTGAAATGACACGTAATATTGAGCGTTTTGAACATGCTGCTAAAGGTGTTGAAGCTGGTAAAATTAGTGGCGCAGTTGGAACATTTGCTAATACGCCACCAACAGTGGAGGCTTATGTGTGTGACAAATTAGGAATTCGTGCACAAGATATTTCGACACAAGTTTTACCACGTGATTTACATGCTGAGTATATTTCCGCAATGGCCATTATTGCGACAAGTATTGAAAAATTTGCAACAGAAATTCGCGGGTTACAAAAATCAGAGACACGTGAAGTAGAAGAATTTTTTGCCAAAGGTCAAAAAGGATCATCGGCAATGCCACACAAACGTAATCCGATTGGCTCTGAAAATATGACTGGGTTAGCACGTGTTATTCGCGGTCATGTCTTGACCGCTATGGACAATATGGTACTTTGGCATGAACGTGATATTTCACATTCATCAGCAGAACGAATTATTATTCCAGATACGACTATCTTATTAAATTATATGTTAAATCGTTTTGGCAATCTTATTAAAAACTTAACGGTTTTCCCTGATAACATGAAGCGTAATATGGATGCAACATATGGCTTGATCTATAGCCAACGTGTGTTGTTAAAATTAATTGATAAAGGTATGACAAGAGAAGAAGCTTATGATTTAGTCCAACCTAAGACAGCCTATGCTTGGGATAATCAGACACAATTTCGTCCTCTTCTGGAAGCAGATGAGTCTATTAAAGCTGTCCTAACAGAAGCTGATTTAGATGAAGCTTTTGATTATAATTGGCATATGAAAAATGTTGATACGTTATTTGAACGTGTTGGTTTAGCTTAA
- a CDS encoding GntR family transcriptional regulator produces MKQKKIENSVYEYLKKQLVERQLPAQSRVLEEKIAHDLSVSRSPVRGAFQRLIEEGYLKKEANRGVVVQPIPMTRKEYVDQLAVFELLLTHYFFQMEKVKPNLPWKSLDKHLKELKKVLSLNQTDKGLLLSEIIFREFLAEQTNTYYQKILLDILNQIMLPGCKEAITTDFNPLSVFKQSFTKVYEYLLTEDYPKARREIRIFVNSVMLNVVDKQELFGLKKYESE; encoded by the coding sequence ATGAAACAAAAAAAAATTGAGAATAGCGTGTATGAGTATTTAAAAAAACAATTAGTAGAAAGACAATTACCAGCACAGTCAAGAGTATTAGAAGAAAAAATCGCTCATGATTTATCTGTGAGCCGTTCGCCTGTTAGAGGAGCTTTTCAGCGTCTAATTGAAGAAGGGTATTTGAAAAAAGAAGCCAATCGAGGAGTCGTTGTCCAACCTATTCCAATGACTAGAAAAGAGTATGTTGATCAGTTAGCTGTTTTTGAATTGTTATTAACGCATTACTTTTTTCAAATGGAAAAAGTGAAACCAAATTTGCCATGGAAAAGTTTAGATAAACATTTAAAAGAGTTAAAAAAAGTCTTGTCTTTAAATCAAACAGATAAAGGATTATTATTAAGTGAAATTATATTTAGAGAATTCTTAGCTGAGCAGACCAATACTTATTATCAAAAAATATTATTAGATATTTTAAATCAAATTATGTTACCAGGTTGTAAAGAAGCTATCACAACAGATTTCAATCCGTTGTCTGTTTTTAAACAATCATTTACTAAAGTTTATGAGTATTTATTGACTGAGGATTACCCGAAAGCACGTCGAGAAATTAGAATATTTGTGAACAGTGTGATGTTAAATGTTGTAGACAAACAAGAGTTATTTGGACTTAAAAAGTATGAAAGTGAGTAG
- a CDS encoding LacI family DNA-binding transcriptional regulator: protein MNIRDIAKLTGCSVSTVSRVLNKHPYVSPEKREKILNVINEVNYIPNRTARNLSYGKSLNIGVLLPQPNNDCADAIIKGVIKEASKVGYLVTILPTNFEKEQEQFYLEELLAKNYDGLIVTSRVLPLDYFEEVAKQAPLVCCENTGTYDISCVFTEREKSYLDLFSEAKKKQLWPIGLILSRDEKRSPSMKTVLKAYVSVFGELDEAYLYRDAVTYEDGRLAATKFMTASDQPKLILANDDTVAAGSYEVFREKQKAITIVGQGNELISKVLNFSTIDHSYKKIGQEAFKHLFQEGRKQIMLGSKFIER, encoded by the coding sequence GTGAATATTCGTGATATTGCAAAGTTGACAGGTTGTTCTGTTTCGACAGTTTCAAGAGTGTTGAATAAACATCCTTATGTCTCACCAGAAAAACGTGAAAAAATTTTAAATGTGATTAACGAAGTCAATTATATTCCAAATAGAACAGCTCGAAATTTGAGTTATGGTAAATCCTTAAATATCGGTGTGTTGTTGCCCCAACCGAACAATGATTGTGCTGATGCAATTATTAAAGGTGTGATTAAGGAGGCGTCAAAGGTTGGTTATTTAGTTACTATTTTACCAACTAATTTTGAAAAAGAACAAGAGCAATTTTATTTAGAAGAATTGCTTGCTAAAAATTATGATGGTCTAATTGTTACCTCTAGGGTGCTACCACTTGATTATTTTGAGGAAGTAGCTAAACAAGCTCCCCTTGTTTGTTGTGAAAATACGGGGACGTATGATATTTCGTGTGTTTTTACAGAACGCGAAAAAAGTTATCTAGACTTATTTTCTGAGGCAAAAAAAAAGCAACTATGGCCAATTGGTTTAATATTAAGTCGTGATGAAAAAAGAAGCCCTAGTATGAAAACGGTTTTAAAAGCTTACGTTTCTGTGTTTGGAGAACTTGATGAGGCTTATCTCTATCGTGATGCAGTAACTTATGAAGATGGGCGGTTAGCAGCTACCAAATTTATGACAGCATCTGACCAACCTAAATTAATTTTAGCCAATGACGATACAGTTGCAGCAGGCAGCTATGAGGTCTTTCGAGAGAAACAAAAAGCTATCACAATTGTAGGTCAAGGAAATGAATTAATTAGTAAAGTATTAAACTTTTCAACGATTGATCATTCCTATAAAAAAATAGGACAAGAAGCTTTTAAACACTTATTTCAAGAAGGTCGAAAACAAATAATGTTGGGAAGTAAGTTTATTGAAAGATGA
- a CDS encoding sensor histidine kinase — translation MINLFIMMMERVGLIILLAFLLVNVNYFKKVLLSRNELNSRLQLIGVFGLFAVISNLTGIEITDNEVISTSFLTVLSADASVANTRTLAIGVSGLTGGPLVGLGVGLIGGLHRSIQGGTSGSFYIISSVLVGYLSGLVGAKFSKKASFPSPFEAAGVGALMEATQMLFVLLFTGNGIEEGWRLVQFISFPMILLNSIGTFIFLSIITTTLQREEQTKAVQTHDVLELAAKTLPYFRAGLNEASCREVAVIIKRYTKVAAISMTDTHQILAHVGAGSDHHIPELEVITELSKEVLKTGKLKIARSQKEIGCNNPSCSLRAAIVIPLMSHDKMAGTLKMYFTDANKLTHVEEQLAEGLGNIFSSQLELGEAEQQSSLLKDAEIKSLQAQVNPHFFFNAINTISALMRLDVDKARELLIQLSTYFRSNLQGARHVVITLEKELEHVAAYLSLEQARFPDKYEVELVMVEPLEEAMLPPFALQILVENAIKHAFGSRKTANKIIMSVSTQLDMLVIQVADNGQGISEELLAKVGKESVISKKGTGTALENLNRRILNLYGSKGSLIFKNNSSGGATITIKIPLSFDEGVR, via the coding sequence ATGATCAATTTATTTATCATGATGATGGAAAGAGTAGGGCTAATTATTTTACTAGCTTTTCTTTTGGTCAATGTTAATTATTTTAAAAAAGTTTTGTTGAGTCGAAATGAATTGAATTCACGTTTACAATTAATTGGTGTTTTTGGTTTGTTTGCAGTTATCTCTAATTTAACGGGGATTGAAATTACAGACAATGAAGTAATATCGACTAGTTTTTTGACAGTTCTATCAGCAGATGCGTCTGTTGCTAACACCAGAACGTTAGCGATTGGTGTTTCAGGTTTGACTGGAGGTCCTTTGGTAGGTCTTGGTGTAGGATTGATTGGCGGACTCCATCGATCGATTCAAGGTGGAACAAGTGGTAGTTTTTATATAATCTCCTCTGTTTTAGTAGGTTACTTATCAGGGTTAGTAGGTGCAAAATTTTCCAAAAAAGCTAGTTTTCCCTCTCCTTTTGAAGCCGCCGGTGTTGGGGCATTGATGGAAGCAACTCAAATGTTATTTGTCTTGTTATTTACAGGTAATGGAATTGAGGAAGGTTGGCGTTTGGTTCAATTTATTTCTTTCCCTATGATTTTACTAAATAGTATTGGAACGTTTATCTTTTTATCTATTATTACAACTACTCTTCAAAGAGAAGAGCAAACTAAGGCAGTACAAACCCATGATGTTTTAGAACTAGCAGCAAAAACATTACCTTATTTTAGAGCAGGCCTTAATGAAGCATCATGCCGTGAGGTGGCGGTGATTATTAAGCGATATACAAAAGTTGCTGCTATTAGTATGACGGATACACATCAAATATTGGCTCATGTTGGTGCGGGTAGTGATCATCATATCCCAGAATTAGAAGTCATTACAGAATTATCAAAAGAAGTGTTAAAAACAGGAAAGTTAAAAATTGCCAGATCCCAAAAGGAGATTGGCTGTAATAATCCTAGTTGTAGTTTGCGTGCAGCGATTGTCATTCCTTTAATGTCCCATGATAAGATGGCGGGGACTTTAAAGATGTATTTTACAGATGCTAATAAACTAACGCACGTTGAAGAACAATTAGCTGAAGGTCTAGGGAATATTTTTTCGAGTCAATTAGAATTAGGTGAAGCTGAGCAACAATCAAGTTTATTAAAAGATGCTGAAATCAAGTCACTACAAGCGCAAGTCAATCCTCACTTTTTCTTTAATGCGATTAATACTATCTCAGCTTTGATGCGTTTAGATGTCGATAAAGCACGAGAATTACTAATCCAACTGAGTACATATTTTAGATCTAATCTACAAGGTGCGAGACACGTTGTCATTACTTTAGAAAAAGAGTTAGAGCACGTTGCGGCATATTTATCTTTAGAGCAAGCTAGATTCCCAGATAAATATGAGGTAGAGTTAGTTATGGTTGAGCCTTTAGAAGAAGCAATGTTGCCACCGTTTGCTTTGCAAATATTGGTAGAAAATGCTATTAAACATGCTTTTGGTTCTCGAAAAACCGCAAACAAAATCATTATGAGTGTTTCTACGCAATTGGATATGTTAGTCATTCAAGTGGCGGATAATGGCCAAGGGATCTCTGAAGAATTATTAGCAAAAGTAGGAAAGGAGTCTGTTATTTCTAAAAAAGGAACGGGTACGGCGTTGGAAAATTTGAATCGTCGTATTCTAAATTTATATGGAAGTAAAGGCTCACTTATTTTTAAAAACAATAGCTCAGGTGGGGCAACCATTACAATTAAAATCCCATTAAGTTTTGACGAAGGAGTAAGGTAA